The following proteins are encoded in a genomic region of Arvicanthis niloticus isolate mArvNil1 chromosome 21, mArvNil1.pat.X, whole genome shotgun sequence:
- the Nphp3 gene encoding nephrocystin-3: protein MGTASSLVSPAGGEVIEDTYGAGGGEACEIPVEVKPKARLLRSSFRRGAGAGPGSLPRAAGGGGLLGASFKSTGSSVPELEYAAAEFERLKKEYEIFRVSKNQELLSMGRREAKLDTENKRLRAELQALQKTYQKILREKEGALEAKYQAMERAVTFEHDRDRVKRQFKIFRETKENEIQDLLRAKRELESKLQRLQAQGIQVFDPGESDSDDNCTDVTAAGTQCEYWASRALGSEHSIGSMIQLQQSLRGPEFAHSSIDVEGPFANINRDDWDAAVAGLLQATPLFSHSLWSHPVRCYLIYTDETQPEMELFLKDHSPKLKRMCETMGYFFHAVYFPIDVENQYLAVRKWEIEKSSLVILFLHSTLPSFLLEDCEEAFLQNPEGKPRLIYHRVDDGESTSDSVQQLLDQVSNLSKTPKAKIIEHSGDPAEGVCKIYMSVEKIIKQDILGLENTDAEVKDGASDDSTPEEDDFGDVLWDIHDEQEQMEAFQQASSSAHELGFEKYYQRLDDLVVAPAPIPPLLVSGGPGSGKSLLLSKWIQLQQKHFPNTLILSHFVGRPTSTSSESSLIIKRLTLKLMQHFWAVSALTLDPAKLLEEFPHWLEKLSARHQGSIIIIIDSIDQVQQVEKHMPWLIDPLPVNVRVIVSVNVETCPTAWRLWPTLHLDPLSPKDAISIITAECRSVDMPLSREQEKMLEQHCRPATTRHALYVTLFSKMMACAGRAGRLAETLRRCLQCQDTVSLYRLVLHHVRESMPSDRDKEWMTQILCLINVSHNGVSESELMEMYPEMSWGSLSPIIHSLHKMHLLTYSCGLLRLHHLQAWETVRLEYMEDPALVSSYRQKLINYFTSQLSQDRVTWRIADELPWLFQQQGSKPRLHSCLLNLFVSQNLYKRGHFAELLSYWQFVGKDKGAMATEYFESLKQYENCEGKENMLCLADLYETLGRFLKDLGLLSQAVVPLQRSLEIRETALDPDHPRVAQSLHQLAGVYVQWKKFGEAEQLYKQALEISENAYGADHPLAARELEALATLYHKQNKYEQAEHFRKKSVIIRQQATRRKGNLYGFALLRRRALQLEELTLGKDKPENARTLNELGVLYYLQNNLETAEQFLKRSLEMRERVLGPDHPDCAQSLNNLAALCNEKKQYEKAEELYERALDIRRRALAPDHPSLAYTVKHLAILYKKTGRVDKAVPLYELAVEIRQKSFGPKHPSVATALVNLAVLHSQMKKHSEALPLYERALKIYEDSLGRMHPRVGETLKNLAVLSYEEGNFEKAAELYKRAMEIKEAETSLLGGKAPSRQSSSGDTCLFKTTHSPNVFLPQGQS, encoded by the exons ATGGGCACAGCCTCGTCGCTGGTGAGCCCCGCTGGCGGGGAGGTGATCGAGGACACGTACGGGGCAGGCGGCGGCGAGGCCTGCGAGATCCCGGTGGAAGTGAAGCCCAAGGCCCGCCTGCTGCGCAGCTCTTTTCGTAGGGGCGCGGGAGCCGGGCCCGGGTCGTTGCCTCGCGCGGCGGGGGGCGGCGGGCTGCTGGGCGCCAGCTTCAAGTCCACCGGCTCGTCTGTGCCCGAGCTAGAGTATGCGGCGGCCGAGTTCGAGCGTCTCAAGAAAGAGTATGAGATCTTCCGGGTCAGCAAGAACCAGGAGTTGCTGTCCATGGGCCGCCGAGAGGCCAAGCTGGACACCGAGAACAAGCGGCTGCGAGCAGAGCTGCAG GCACTTCAGAAAACTTACCAGAAGATACTTCGGGAAAAAGAGGGTGCGTTAGAAGCAAAATACCAAGCCATGGAGAGAGCAGTCACGTTTGAACACGACAGAGACAGAGTTAAAAGGCAATTCAAG atttttagggagaccaaagaaaatgaaattcaggACTTACTGAGGGCCAAGCGAGAGCTGGAGAGCAAACTTCAGAGGCTGCAGGCTCAGGGTATCCAAGTGTTTGACCCTGGGGAGTCTGACTCAGATGACAACTGCACAGATGTCACTG CTGCCGGAACCCAATGTGAATACTGGGCCAGCAGGGCTCTGGGCAGCGAGCACTCCATAGGCAGCATGATCCAGCTTCAACAGTCCCTCAGAGGCCCCGAGTTTGCCCACAGTTCTATAGATGTGGAAGGACCGTTTGCAAACATCAACCGAG ATGACTGGGACGCTGCTGTGGCTGGTTTATTACAGGCCACCCCTTTGTTCTCACATTCCCTGTGGAGTCACCCTGTCAGATGTTACCTCATCTACACAGACGAAACTCAGCCCGAAATGGAACTTTTTCTTAAG gACCATTCACCTAAACTTAAAAGAATGTGTGAGACAATGGGATATTTCTTCCATGCTGTTTATTTTCCAATAGATGTTGAAAATCAGTACCTCGCTGTAAGAAAATGGGAAATTGAGAAGAGTTCTTTAGTTATTTTATTCCTTCATTCAACATTACCAAG TTTTTTACTGGAAGACTGTGAAGAAGCCTTTCTGCAAAACCCAGAGGGAAAACCACGATTAATCTACCATCGCGTGGATGATGGAGAGTCCACTTCTGACTCTGTCCAGCAGTTACTGGATCAAGTTTCCAACCTAAGCAAGACACCTAAAGCCAAG ATCATCGAACACTCGGGAGATCCTGCGGAGGGAGTGTGTAAGATTTACATGAGTGTGGAAAAGATTATTAAACAG GACATCCTTGGGCTCGAGAACACAGACGCGGAGGTGAAGGATGGGGCCAGTGACGATTCTACTCCAGAAGAAGATGATTTTGGGGATGTTCTGTGGGACATACACGATGAGCAAGAGCAGATGGAAGCCTTTCAGCAGGCTTCTAGCTCCGCCCATGAACTGGGATTCGAAAAG TATTACCAGCGGCTGGATGATCTGGTGGTGGCACCAGCTCCAATCCCACCCCTCCTGGTTTCTGGAGGACCCGGTTCTGGAAAGTCCCTTCTTTTATCAAAGTG GATTCAGCTGCAGCAGAAGCATTTCCCTAACACTCTGATCCTGTCTCACTTTGTGGGGAGACCAACGTCAACCAGCTCAGAGTCGTCTCTGATTATCAAGCGGCTGACCCTGAAG CTGATGCAGCACTTCTGGGCAGTTTCTGCACTGACACTGGACCCTGCTAAGCTTCTGGAGGAATTTCCACATTGGCTGGAGAAGCTCTCGGCCCGGCACCAGGgtagcatcatcatcatcatcgattCCATAGATCAAGTCCAG CAAGTGGAGAAGCACATGCCGTGGTTGATAGACCCCCTGCCCGTGAACGTCAGAGTCATTGTCTCTGTGAACGTGGAGACCTGCCCCACAGCGTGGAG GTTGTGGCCTACACTGCATCTCGATCCTTTAAGCCCCAAAGATGCCATATCCATAATAACCGCAGAATGCCGCTCTGTGGACATGCCGTTGAGCAGAGAGCAG GAGAAGATGCTAGAACAGCATTGCCGTCCAGCCACAACCCGCCATGCCCTCTACGTCACCCTTTTCAGCAAGATGATGGCCTG TGCCGGGAGAGCGGGCCGCTTAGCTGAAACCCTTCGTCGGTGCCTGCAGTGTCAGGATACGGTGTCACTGTACAGACTCGTTCTCCACCATGTCCGGGAGTCCATGCCAAGTGACAGGGATAAAGAGTGGATGACACAG ATTCTCTGCCTCATCAATGTTAGTCACAATGGCGTGAGTGAGTCGGAGCTCATGGAGATGTATCCAGAGATGTCCTGGGGCTCTTTGAGCCCCATCATTCACAGTCTACACAAAATGCATCTGCTGACTTACAGCTGTGGCCTGCTCAGGCTTCACCATCTACAG gcCTGGGAAACAGTGAGGCTGGAGTACATGGAGGACCCCGCCCTCGTTTCTTCATATAGGCAAAAGCTAATTAACTATTTTACCTCACAGCTCAG TCAGGACAGAGTGACCTGGAGAATCGCAGATGAACTCCCGTGGCTCTTCCAGCAGCAGGGAAGCAAACCAAGGCTGCACAGCTGCCTCCTCAACCTCTTCGTGTCTCAGAACCTTTACAAAAG AGGACACTTCGCCGAGTTGCTGAGTTACTGGCAGTTTGTTGGCAAAGACAAAGGTGCCATGGCGACCGAGTACTTTGAGTCACTGAAGCAGTATGAGAACTGCGAAGGCAAGGAGAACATGCTGTGCCTCGCCGACCTATATGAAACCCTCGGCCGGTTTCTGAAGGACCTGGGACTTCTCAGTCAG GCCGTGGTGCCTTTGCAGAGGTCCCTAGAAATTCGGGAGACAGCCTTAGATCCTGATCACCCGAGGGTAGCCCAGTCCCTCCACCAACTGGCCGGTGTATACGTGCAGTGGAAGAAGTTCGGCGAGGCGGAGCAGCTGTATAAACAGGCCTTGGAGATCTCAGAAAACGCTTACGGTGCAGACCATCCGCTCGCTGCGCGGGAACTTGAGGCGCTCGCGACTTTGTACCACAAGCAAAATAA GTATGAACAAGCTGAACATTTTAGGAAAAAATCAGTTATAATTCGTCAGCAAGCCACAAGGAGAAAAGGCAACCTG TACGGGTTTGCCTTATTACGCAGGCGGGCTCTGCAGCTGGAAGAGCTCACCTTGGGCAAGGACAAGCCTGAGAATGCCCGCACCCTCAATGAACTGGGTGTCCTCTACTACCTTCAAAACAATCTCGA GACAGCAGAGCAGTTTCTAAAGCGTTCCTTGGAAATGAGGGAGCGGGTTCTGGGGCCAGATCATCCAGACTGCGCACAGTCCCTGAATAACTTGGCAGCTCTCTGCAATGAGAAGAAGCAGTATGAGAAAGCGGAAGAGCTGTACGAGCGAGCCCTGGATATCCGCAGACGAGCACTGGCTCCTGACCACCCTTCCCTGGCCTACACGGTGAAGCATCTCGCAATCCTGTATAAGAAAACC ggaAGAGTTGACAAAGCTGTACCTCTGTATGAATTGGCTGTTGAAATTCGGCAGAAATCCTTTGGCCCAAAGCACCCCAGTGTAGCTACTGCCTTGGTAAACTTGGCAGTCCTTCATAGCCAGATG aaaaagcaCAGTGAAGCCCTGCCACTATATGAAAGAGCATTAAAGATTTATGAAGATAGCTTGGGGCGGATGCATCCTCGAGTTggagaaacattaaaaaatttagcTGTGCTCAG CTATGAAGAAGGGAATTTTGAAAAGGCTGCTGAACTGTACAAAAGGGCGATGGAAATAAAAGAAGCAGAGACATCACTTTTGGGTGGAAAAGCTCCTTCAAGACAGTCATCAAGTGGAGACACATGTCTCTTTAAAACAACTCATTCTCCTAACGTTTTCCTTCCCCAAGGACAAAGCTAA